In Corylus avellana chromosome ca2, CavTom2PMs-1.0, the following proteins share a genomic window:
- the LOC132173101 gene encoding nitrogen regulatory protein P-II homolog — MATMAKPGALGPLNAHFKNLPLIDFASSIIRPNFGRSHLPLQLNVTLKHTKNASIVPVIRAQSSPDYLPDAKFYKVEAVLRPWRIPKVSSALLKMGIRGVTVSDVRGFGAQGGSAERQGGSEFSEDNFVAKVKMEIVVGKDQVEAVIDKIIKEARTGEIGDGKIFLVPVSDVIRIRTGERGEKAERMTGGRADMSATA; from the exons ATGGCTACAATGGCGAAACCTGGCGCTCTTGGTCCCCTCAATGCCCACTTCAAAAACCTCCCTCTCATTGACTTTGCCTCCTCGATCATTCGCCCCAACTTTGGACGCTCCCACCTCCCTCTTCAGCTCAATGTGACTCTGAAGCACACCAAGAATGCCTCAATTGTGCCCGTCATCAGAGCCCAGAGCTCTCCTG ATTATCTCCCGGACGCCAAGTTTTACAAAGTGGAAGCTGTTCTGAG GCCCTGGCGAATCCCGAAGGTTTCTTCG GCCCTGCTGAAGATGGGAATTCGTGGTGTTACGGTATCTGATGTTCGGGGCTTTGGTGCTCAAGGTGGCTCAGCAGAAAGGCAGGGTG GCTCTGAATTTTCTGAAGACAATTTTGTTGCTAAAGTTAAAATGGAAATTGTGGTTGGCAAAGATCAG GTTGAAGCAGTAATAGACAAGATAATCAAGGAGGCAAGGACTGGAGAGATTGGCGATGGCAAAATTTTCT TGGTGCCCGTCTCGGACGTGATAAGAATTCGTACTG GCGAGCGCGGCGAGAAGGCAGAGAGGATGACCGGTGGGCGAGCTGACATGTCAGCTACTGCATGA
- the LOC132170225 gene encoding ADP-ribosylation factor-like, with protein MGLSFTKLFSRLFAKKEMRILMVGLDAAGKTTILYKLKLGEIVTTIPTIGFNVETVEYKNISFTVWDVGGQDKIRPLWRHYFQNTQGLIFVVDSNDRDRVAEARDELHRMLNEDELRDAVLLVFANKQDLPNAMNAAEITDKLGLHSLRQRHWYIQSTCATSGEGLYEGLDWLSNNIANKT; from the exons atggggcTGTCTTTCACCAAGCTTTTCAGTCGTCTCTTTGCTAAGAAAGAGATGCGTATACTCATGGTGGGTCTTGATGCCGCTGGTAAGACCACCATTCTCTACAAGCTCAAGTTGGGAGAAATAGTCACCACAATTCCTACCATTG GATTTAATGTGGAGACTGTGGAATATAAGAATATCAGCTTCACTGTCTGGGATGTTGGTGGCCAGGACAAG ATCCGTCCTTTGTGGAGACATTACTTCCAAAATACCCAAGGACTCATATTTGTGGTTGATAGCAACGACCGAGACCGTGTAGCTGAAGCTAGGGATGAGCTGCACAGAATGTTAAATGAG GATGAGTTGAGGGATGCCGTGCTGCTGGTGTTTGCAAACAAGCAAGATCTTCCAAACGCCATGAATGCTGCTGAGATAACTGATAAGCTTGGCCTTCACTCCCTCCGTCAACGCCACTG GTATATCCAGAGCACATGTGCCACTTCTGGTGAAGGGCTCTATGAGGGACTTGACTGGCTCTCAAACAATATTGCCAACAAG ACATAG
- the LOC132169176 gene encoding heavy metal-associated isoprenylated plant protein 42-like produces the protein MEDHHASPSPICTLKVDITCCDKCPIKLKKKLLKTNGVTCVDVDSKHGTVRVVGDIDPMILLQMFEKMGKPAELWSFHKVPSQCRTSSGFNNNRKEARSPCDDDVSGHDYNHDNEYESKRGCPGPTPMEGGGGFGWRGGFAPSNSSRFSGVFPNPLYCPGPTPSGYYRQPPPHLPPRSTYGGYGYGYFPSRSAQKYNPMTHYTSYWDNYRLSP, from the exons ATGGAGGACCATCATGCCTCACCATCTCCG ATTTGTACCTTGAAAGTGGATATAACGTGTTGTGATAAGTGTCcgattaaattgaagaaaaagttaTTGAAAACCAATG GAGTAACCTGCGTGGACGTTGATTCAAAACATGGGACAGTGAGGGTCGTAGGAGACATAGATCCTATGATACTGTTGCAAATGTTTGAGAAAATGGGCAAACCGGCGGAGCTTTGGTCGTTTCACAAGGTCCCATCACAATGCAGAACTAGTAGTGGCTTTAACAACAACAGAAAAGAAGCTCGGTCTCCATGTGATGATGATGTTTCTGGTCATGATTATAATCATGATAATGAGTATGAATCCAAAAGGGGCTGTCCCGGTCCCACTCCGATGGAGGGTGGCGGAGGGTTTGGCTGGAGAGGTGGTTTCGCTCCTTCTAACAGTTCGAGGTTCTCTGGGGTATTCCCTAATCCGTTGTATTGTCCTGGTCCTACTCCTTCGGGTTATTATCGACAACCACCACCACATCTACCACCAAGGTCGACATACGGAGGGTATGGGTATGGATACTTTCCATCGAGGTCGGCACAGAAGTATAACCCTATGACCCATTATACTAGTTATTGGGACAATTATCGCCTCTCACCATAA